From one Rosa rugosa chromosome 4, drRosRugo1.1, whole genome shotgun sequence genomic stretch:
- the LOC133706725 gene encoding protein WHAT'S THIS FACTOR 1 homolog, chloroplastic: MYKKPTLARFHQLLKTPFQQTPCMWVSVKHRHSGGRRPKKRVYHRDHDLDKAMDLRKKPALILQLKSIIQSHKHQSLLLRDLEKEVGFVHKWNFMAVIEKNPSIFYVGGGNRMPPFVQLTEKAERVAREQAEAKQLMEPILVKNLRKLLMLSVDCRVPLESIDFVQCELGLPDDFRKSLIPKYPEFFSVKDVSGRAYLHLENWDSSLAVTAREERLASDGIVASDGVGKNFRISKDGNFRGPQAFTMRFPAGFRPNASYLEQLEKWQKLEFPSPYLNARRFDIADTKARKRVVAVLHELLSLTMEKRMTSAQMEAFHSEYFLPSKLLLCLIKHNGIFYITNKGARSTVFLKEAYDGPNLMNKCPILLFNDKFVGLSGRREINSCNVMPSL, from the coding sequence ATGTACAAGAAACCCACCTTAGCTCGCTTTCACCAACTTCTCAAAACCCCATTTCAGCAAACACCTTGTATGTGGGTCTCAGTAAAGCACAGACACAGCGGAGGAAGAAGACCCAAGAAGAGAGTCTACCACAGGGACCATGAccttgacaaagccatggacttGCGGAAGAAGCCTGCCTTGATTTTACAGCTCAAATCCATTATTCAGTCACACAAGCACCAATCTTTACTTCTCAGGGACCTCGAGAAGGAAGTTGGGTTTGTTCACAAGTGGAATTTCATGGCTGTTATAGAGAAAAATCCTTCAATTTTCTATGTTGGTGGTGGCAATAGAATGCCCCCTTTTGTTCAGCTCACTGAAAAAGCTGAAAGGGTTGCTAGGGAACAAGCTGAAGCTAAGCAGTTGATGGAACCCATTTTGGTTAAGAATCTAAGGAAATTGTTAATGTTGTCAGTTGATTGCAGGGTTCCACTCGAATCGATTGATTTCGTTCAATGTGAATTGGGTTTGCCGGATGATTTCAGAAAGTCATTGATTCCAAAGTACCCTGAATTTTTTTCAGTTAAGGATGTCAGTGGAAGAGCCTATCTTCATTTGGAGAATTGGGATTCTTCCCTAGCAGTCACAGCTCGTGAGGAACGATTAGCTAGTGATGGGATTGTGGCCTCTGATGGAGTGGGAAAGAATTTTAGAATATCGAAAGATGGTAATTTTCGAGGTCCACAAGCCTTTACAATGAGGTTTCCTGCTGGTTTTAGGCCAAATGCAAGTTATCTTGAGCAACTTGAAAAGTGGCAGAAACTCGAATTCCCTTCTCCGTATTTGAATGCAAGGAGGTTCGACATTGCTGATACTAAAGCAAGGAAGCGAGTGGTGGCAGTGCTTCATGAGCTCCTCAGTTTGACTATGGAGAAGAGGATGACATCTGCTCAAATGGAGGCATTTCATTCAGAGTATTTCTTACCTTCCAAATTGCTGCTTTGTTTGATAAAGCATAATGGTATCTTTTACATAACTAATAAAGGTGCAAGGAGTACTGTTTTTCTTAAAGAAGCTTATGATGGGCCAAATTTGATGAACAAATGTCCCATCTTGTTATTCAATGATAAATTTGTAGGACTTAGTGGTAGGAGAGAGATCAATTCATGTAATGTGATGCCTTCTTTATAG